Proteins found in one Geomonas subterranea genomic segment:
- a CDS encoding biotin/lipoyl-containing protein, with amino-acid sequence MQLIMTIDGKKYRVDVEVEEGEEVRLAESYPTTTVQAAPAPMAGMPMAAPTPVTGAPPGGVSAGSDKICRSPIAGVVFKVVAQVGQHLEVNDLLVILEAMKMETNITAHMSGKVEKILVSVGEAVQPGQAIAEFT; translated from the coding sequence GTGCAACTGATCATGACCATTGACGGAAAGAAGTACCGGGTGGACGTGGAAGTCGAGGAGGGCGAAGAGGTCCGGCTGGCCGAGTCCTATCCGACCACGACGGTGCAGGCGGCACCGGCGCCGATGGCCGGGATGCCGATGGCCGCTCCCACGCCGGTAACCGGCGCGCCGCCGGGAGGCGTGTCAGCGGGATCGGACAAGATCTGCCGCAGCCCGATAGCAGGCGTTGTCTTCAAGGTGGTGGCGCAGGTGGGGCAGCACCTCGAGGTAAATGACCTGCTCGTGATCCTGGAGGCGATGAAGATGGAGACCAACATCACCGCCCACATGTCAGGGAAGGTCGAGAAGATCCTGGTCTCCGTCGGGGAAGCGGTTCAGCCGGGGCAGGCCATCGCGGAATTCACATGA
- a CDS encoding acyl-CoA carboxylase subunit beta, with amino-acid sequence MSIEEKVKELNERKERLKLGGGRTKIDQQHAQQSLTARERVETLLDKDSFQEVGLFARHRCTNFGMAGKEFPAEGVVTGAGTVGGRLVHLASQDFTVAGGSAGEVHSDKIVQSMLSALKTGTPFVFMNDSGGARIQEGIDSLAGYGKIFYHNVMLSGVVPQISLICGPCAGGAAYSPALTDFIIQTASARMFITGPSVIKEATGEEITAEALGGPLSQMNYAGVAHFVAENDLVALRICKRLLSFLPSNNLEDPPQLQADDVVVPDKTLNTVVPTDPKKGYDVRQVITRLVDGGDFLEVQPLFAPNIVVGFARILGRSVGVVANQPSVLAGALDINASDKGARFVRFCNAFNIPLITLVDVPGFLPGVQQEQGGIIRHGAKMLFAYSAATVPKITVIMRKAYGGAFLAMCGKELETDRVFAWPTAEIAVMGPQGAVNVIFRNEIAQAEDPQKRRQELIESYQGTFATPYAAAGRRDVDDIIEPAETRRHLAMTLEILHTKREFRPMKKHGLIPL; translated from the coding sequence ATGTCGATAGAGGAAAAGGTCAAGGAACTGAACGAAAGGAAAGAGAGGCTGAAGCTGGGGGGAGGGCGGACCAAGATCGATCAGCAGCACGCCCAGCAGAGCCTTACCGCGCGGGAACGGGTTGAGACGCTGCTCGACAAGGATAGTTTCCAGGAAGTCGGCCTCTTCGCCAGGCACCGCTGCACCAATTTCGGGATGGCGGGAAAGGAGTTCCCCGCTGAAGGCGTGGTGACCGGCGCGGGCACGGTGGGCGGGCGCCTGGTGCACCTGGCCAGCCAGGATTTCACCGTGGCAGGGGGCTCGGCGGGGGAGGTGCACAGCGACAAGATCGTCCAGTCCATGCTTTCGGCACTGAAGACCGGAACCCCCTTCGTTTTCATGAACGATTCGGGGGGCGCCCGCATCCAGGAAGGAATCGACTCCCTTGCCGGCTACGGCAAGATCTTCTACCACAACGTGATGCTCTCCGGCGTGGTGCCCCAGATTTCGCTGATCTGCGGCCCATGTGCAGGCGGCGCCGCCTACAGCCCGGCGCTCACCGACTTCATCATCCAGACCGCTAGCGCGCGTATGTTCATTACCGGCCCGTCCGTCATCAAGGAGGCCACCGGCGAGGAGATCACGGCCGAGGCGCTGGGCGGTCCTCTCTCCCAGATGAACTACGCGGGCGTGGCCCACTTCGTCGCCGAGAACGACCTGGTGGCGCTGCGCATCTGCAAGCGGCTCCTTTCCTTCCTCCCTTCCAACAACCTCGAGGACCCGCCGCAACTGCAAGCAGACGATGTAGTGGTGCCTGACAAGACGTTGAACACCGTGGTTCCCACCGACCCGAAGAAGGGGTATGACGTGCGCCAGGTGATCACGCGCCTGGTGGACGGCGGCGATTTCCTCGAGGTGCAGCCGCTGTTCGCGCCGAACATCGTGGTCGGTTTCGCAAGGATACTCGGGCGGAGCGTGGGTGTCGTGGCCAATCAGCCCAGCGTCCTTGCCGGCGCCCTCGATATCAACGCCTCCGACAAGGGGGCGCGCTTTGTCCGCTTCTGCAACGCGTTCAACATCCCGCTGATCACGCTGGTGGACGTCCCCGGCTTCCTGCCGGGCGTGCAGCAGGAGCAGGGGGGGATCATCCGCCACGGCGCCAAGATGCTGTTCGCCTACTCGGCGGCGACGGTTCCGAAGATCACCGTGATCATGCGCAAGGCCTACGGCGGCGCCTTCCTGGCGATGTGCGGCAAGGAGCTGGAGACCGACCGCGTCTTCGCCTGGCCCACCGCCGAGATCGCCGTGATGGGGCCGCAGGGGGCGGTCAACGTGATCTTCAGGAACGAGATCGCGCAGGCGGAAGACCCGCAGAAGAGGCGGCAGGAGCTGATCGAGTCCTACCAGGGCACCTTTGCCACTCCGTATGCGGCGGCCGGGCGGCGGGACGTGGACGACATCATCGAGCCCGCCGAGACCAGGCGTCACCTCGCCATGACGCTCGAAATCCTGCACACCAAGCGCGAGTTCAGGCCCATGAAGAAGCACGGGCTGATCCCGCTGTAA
- a CDS encoding methylmalonyl-CoA carboxytransferase subunit 5S yields the protein MNRIIDITELALRDAHQSLIATRLGIDDMIPACEDLDNAGFWSLECWGGATYDACIRFLNEDPWVRLRTFKSLMPKTPLQMLLRGQNLLGYRHYQDEVVDRFVQKSAENGIDVFRLFDALNDLRNLERSVKAVKKVGKHAQGAISYTVSPIHTTQAYLDQAKRLVEMGCDSICIKDMAALIKPQAAYELVRGIKEYCGEQTRVQLHVHATTGVTMVSLMKAVEAGVDGVDTAVSSMSLGPGHNPTESFVEMLDHTGNATRIDLGRMLRVKEHFSKILPRYREFLSTVTGVETEIFRSQIPGGMLSNMESQLKQQGAADRMHEVLDEIPVVRKDTGYVPLVTPTSQIVGTQAVLNTLMGRYKVLTGEFADLMLGYYGAAPGELNPEVVEMARRHAKKEPINVRPADLLEPEWGKLRAAALPLEGCDGSDEDVLTYALFPQVAPKFFASRHEGPRNVGKDPATGASETNIPEGHPGKITGPVTYTVTLSGQQHKVTVAPYGQE from the coding sequence ATGAACCGTATCATCGACATCACCGAGCTGGCCCTGCGCGATGCCCACCAGAGCCTTATAGCCACCCGTCTGGGCATAGACGATATGATCCCTGCCTGCGAGGACCTCGACAACGCGGGTTTCTGGTCCCTGGAGTGCTGGGGAGGCGCCACCTACGATGCCTGCATCCGCTTCCTGAACGAGGACCCGTGGGTGCGCCTGCGGACCTTCAAGTCGCTCATGCCCAAAACACCGCTGCAGATGCTGTTGCGCGGCCAGAACCTCCTGGGCTACCGGCACTACCAGGACGAGGTGGTGGACCGCTTCGTCCAGAAGAGCGCGGAGAACGGCATCGACGTCTTCCGCCTCTTCGACGCGCTCAACGACCTGCGCAACCTGGAGCGCTCGGTCAAAGCCGTCAAGAAGGTCGGCAAGCACGCTCAAGGCGCCATCTCCTACACGGTGAGCCCGATCCACACCACCCAGGCCTACCTGGACCAGGCCAAACGCCTGGTGGAGATGGGGTGCGACTCCATCTGCATCAAGGACATGGCGGCGCTCATCAAGCCGCAGGCGGCCTACGAGCTGGTGCGCGGCATCAAGGAATATTGCGGCGAGCAGACCCGCGTGCAGTTGCACGTCCACGCCACCACCGGCGTCACCATGGTGAGCCTGATGAAGGCGGTGGAGGCGGGGGTGGACGGCGTCGACACGGCGGTCAGTTCCATGTCTCTCGGGCCTGGACACAACCCGACCGAGAGCTTCGTGGAGATGCTGGACCACACCGGCAACGCCACCAGGATCGATCTCGGCCGCATGCTGCGCGTGAAGGAGCATTTCTCCAAGATCCTGCCGCGCTACCGCGAGTTCCTCTCCACCGTGACCGGGGTTGAGACCGAGATCTTCAGGAGCCAGATCCCGGGGGGGATGCTCTCCAACATGGAAAGCCAGCTGAAACAGCAGGGGGCGGCCGATCGCATGCACGAGGTGCTGGACGAGATCCCGGTGGTGCGCAAGGACACCGGCTACGTGCCGCTGGTGACCCCCACGAGCCAGATCGTGGGGACGCAGGCGGTGCTGAACACGCTGATGGGGCGCTACAAGGTGCTGACCGGCGAGTTCGCCGACCTGATGCTCGGTTACTACGGGGCCGCGCCGGGAGAGCTGAACCCCGAGGTGGTGGAGATGGCCCGGCGGCACGCGAAGAAGGAGCCGATCAACGTCCGACCGGCGGACCTGCTCGAGCCTGAATGGGGCAAGCTGCGGGCGGCGGCGCTGCCGCTGGAAGGATGCGACGGCAGCGACGAGGACGTCCTCACCTACGCCCTTTTCCCCCAGGTGGCGCCCAAGTTCTTCGCCAGCAGGCACGAGGGCCCCAGAAACGTCGGCAAGGATCCCGCCACGGGCGCGTCCGAAACCAACATCCCCGAGGGGCACCCCGGCAAGATCACCGGCCCCGTCACCTACACGGTCACCCTGAGCGGGCAGCAGCACAAGGTCACCGTCGCGCCGTACGGCCAGGAATAG
- a CDS encoding GPMC system family 4 glycosyltransferase, protein MMACGKTLAEVPMRVGIIAPNYYPAETGNAVTVRRIERQLRLLGCDVRVFPVGRLAGERLQAAVEEFSPQLLHAFHAYHGGRVAHALSTSLGIPYLITLTGTDVYQALCDQRGLEMHGALRCAARLVAFHACVKKRLGEHLPSIEERTVLIHQGVELPADYAPLAGAGAEDEFVFLLPAGMRPVKNVLFPLAPLAELHSRYPQVRLELAGPVLEPGYAAQVMEELERYPFARYLGVVAHDAMGELYRRVDVVLNTSLTEGGMANTVLEALAYAKPVLVSDIEGNRSIIKDSVTGLVYRDAADFRGKAEHLVTDAHLRGRLGKNGRCLVRDSCCPEKEAGSYLALYRDILSAA, encoded by the coding sequence ATGATGGCCTGCGGAAAAACTTTAGCAGAGGTTCCCATGCGTGTCGGCATCATCGCCCCCAACTACTATCCCGCGGAAACCGGCAATGCCGTCACAGTCAGGCGCATCGAGCGCCAGTTGCGGCTTTTGGGGTGCGACGTGCGGGTTTTTCCTGTGGGGCGGCTGGCGGGCGAGCGGCTGCAGGCGGCCGTGGAGGAGTTCTCGCCGCAGCTGCTGCATGCCTTTCATGCCTATCACGGCGGCAGGGTGGCGCACGCGCTCTCCACATCGCTCGGGATCCCCTACCTGATCACGCTGACCGGGACCGACGTGTACCAGGCGCTGTGCGACCAGCGCGGCCTGGAGATGCACGGTGCCTTACGTTGTGCGGCGCGGCTGGTGGCCTTTCACGCCTGCGTCAAGAAGCGCCTGGGGGAGCATCTGCCCAGCATCGAAGAGCGGACCGTCCTGATCCACCAGGGGGTGGAGCTTCCGGCGGACTATGCTCCCCTCGCCGGCGCCGGGGCGGAGGATGAATTTGTTTTTCTGCTTCCCGCCGGTATGCGTCCGGTAAAGAACGTGTTGTTCCCGCTGGCCCCCCTGGCCGAGTTGCATTCCCGCTACCCGCAGGTGCGGCTGGAACTGGCGGGGCCGGTGCTTGAGCCGGGGTATGCCGCGCAGGTGATGGAAGAGCTGGAGCGGTACCCTTTCGCGCGCTACCTGGGGGTGGTGGCCCACGACGCCATGGGAGAGCTCTACCGCCGGGTCGACGTTGTTCTCAACACCTCCCTGACCGAAGGGGGAATGGCCAATACCGTCCTCGAGGCCCTTGCCTACGCCAAACCCGTCCTGGTCTCCGATATCGAGGGTAACCGTTCCATCATCAAGGACAGCGTCACCGGCCTTGTTTACCGCGACGCAGCCGATTTCCGCGGCAAAGCCGAACACCTGGTGACCGACGCGCATCTGCGCGGCCGGTTGGGGAAAAACGGCAGGTGCCTGGTCCGTGACAGCTGTTGTCCCGAGAAAGAAGCCGGCTCCTACCTCGCCCTGTACCGCGACATCCTCTCCGCAGCCTAG
- a CDS encoding GPMC system MBL fold metallohydrolase, protein MKITILGSGTSTGVPMVGCHCQVCGSSDPRDKRTRASILVESSGQRILVDTSTDLRTQALREGIPQIDAVLLTHTHADHIHGIDDLRGFHFIHRRVIPCYASQDTIDQVRTNFSYIFEGLHSEGYWPLLEAFPVEAPFDLFGCRITPVPIMHGSFPATGYRFDNAAYLTDCSEIPERSMTLLQGLDLLIIDALRFSPHPNHFNIEGALKITEILKPRRTVLTHLTHEVHHSDGERLPQGVEFAYDGLSVAL, encoded by the coding sequence ATGAAAATTACCATCCTCGGCTCTGGTACCTCGACCGGGGTCCCCATGGTCGGCTGCCACTGCCAGGTCTGCGGTTCCTCTGACCCGCGCGACAAGAGAACACGTGCCTCCATCCTGGTCGAATCCAGCGGCCAACGCATCCTCGTCGATACCTCGACCGACTTGAGGACGCAGGCGCTGCGGGAAGGGATTCCGCAGATCGATGCCGTTCTGCTCACCCACACCCACGCCGACCACATCCATGGCATCGATGACTTGCGCGGCTTTCACTTCATCCACCGCAGGGTGATTCCATGCTATGCCAGCCAGGACACCATCGACCAGGTTCGCACCAACTTTTCGTACATCTTCGAGGGGCTCCACTCCGAGGGATACTGGCCGCTTCTGGAGGCCTTCCCCGTCGAGGCCCCCTTCGACCTGTTCGGCTGCCGCATAACACCGGTGCCGATCATGCACGGCTCCTTCCCGGCCACCGGCTACCGGTTCGACAACGCTGCCTACCTCACCGACTGCAGCGAGATTCCGGAGCGGTCGATGACCCTCTTACAGGGACTCGACCTGTTGATCATCGACGCCCTGCGCTTTTCCCCGCACCCCAACCATTTCAACATAGAGGGGGCGCTCAAGATAACGGAGATCCTGAAACCGCGCCGGACCGTGCTGACCCACCTGACCCACGAGGTGCACCACAGCGACGGAGAGCGGCTCCCCCAGGGCGTTGAATTCGCTTACGACGGCTTGTCGGTCGCGCTTTGA
- a CDS encoding TIGR04442 family protein: protein MFRDIRLHGYANDQIEFYAITAGSEAYNRYFFNTDPSDPDEIRFFSPGNEFIIGKSGISHRGNGGSFCEYMFGVDQPIADLAKEDVCNRLIIYGTHYDHRTSTLRFSDRTEGYVSYDKIFFDGNAIFNYFFALTGVDFAGPMHEQQERILRVLGKAMKRSDAVGEEQDNLIIQEILDIVDDPSAHLFLFKLINIRHREYSEAFKSLYFNNKKITDAEFQSLAVLAERYGIDRYQQERIRIDVMYKHPDNRRIVDEYKNILIACNRKGEINKLENARLTRLKTLSVRNKIPGALFYTLDEMLKKDKKLVDLEESNYISETRQILEGMFLSERHIESTIEPEDMLKLLFAKKQAAENRDHAFEEMLLDASKACDEKIRDGADISILEGYSYIITYFDRYDATSSAINQLAFMENVRISEEMIRSLLGNKHAFDMLAPQLFTKLFLSGIFEDKYLGIYGRKKVSHLASGLKLIEENRLTTTALLEQLVQIDSDERLHLTLLEHVKDRIRNFYSKYATKADQDALKKELTEELLNKKLIDDEIPDHLFREAILTIKKEAVYIHNLLPQIIIEKNSSLREDFLENSGLDRFYVEELEREFFDLNGLNLEELYQIRKGFN, encoded by the coding sequence ATGTTCAGAGACATTCGGCTGCACGGCTATGCAAACGACCAGATCGAGTTCTATGCCATCACGGCGGGTAGCGAGGCGTACAACCGTTACTTCTTCAACACCGATCCCTCCGATCCCGACGAGATCCGGTTCTTCTCTCCCGGCAACGAGTTCATCATCGGCAAGAGCGGCATCAGCCACCGGGGCAACGGCGGCTCCTTCTGCGAGTACATGTTCGGCGTGGACCAGCCCATCGCCGACCTCGCCAAGGAGGACGTCTGCAACCGCCTCATCATCTACGGCACCCACTACGACCATAGAACCAGCACCCTGCGTTTCAGCGATCGCACCGAAGGATATGTCAGCTACGACAAGATCTTCTTCGACGGCAACGCCATCTTCAACTACTTCTTCGCGCTCACCGGCGTAGACTTTGCCGGACCGATGCACGAGCAGCAGGAGCGCATCCTCAGGGTGCTGGGCAAGGCCATGAAGCGCTCTGACGCCGTCGGCGAGGAGCAGGACAACCTCATCATCCAGGAGATCCTGGACATCGTCGACGATCCCAGCGCCCACCTCTTCCTTTTCAAGCTGATCAACATCCGGCACCGCGAGTACAGCGAGGCGTTCAAGTCGCTGTACTTCAACAACAAGAAGATCACCGACGCCGAGTTCCAGTCGCTGGCCGTGCTCGCCGAGCGCTACGGCATCGACCGGTACCAGCAGGAGCGGATCCGGATCGACGTGATGTACAAGCACCCGGACAACAGGCGCATCGTCGACGAATACAAGAACATCCTGATCGCCTGCAACCGCAAGGGGGAGATCAACAAGCTGGAGAACGCGCGCCTGACCCGCCTGAAGACCCTGTCGGTGCGCAACAAGATCCCGGGGGCGCTCTTCTATACGCTGGACGAGATGCTCAAGAAGGACAAGAAGCTGGTCGACCTGGAGGAGAGCAACTACATCTCCGAGACCAGGCAGATCCTGGAGGGGATGTTCCTTTCCGAGCGGCACATCGAGAGCACCATCGAGCCGGAGGACATGCTGAAGCTCCTCTTCGCCAAGAAGCAGGCGGCCGAGAACCGCGACCACGCCTTCGAGGAGATGCTGCTCGACGCCAGCAAGGCCTGCGACGAGAAGATCCGCGACGGCGCCGACATCTCCATCCTCGAGGGATACTCGTACATCATCACGTACTTCGACCGCTACGATGCGACCTCATCCGCCATCAACCAGCTGGCCTTCATGGAGAACGTGAGGATCTCGGAGGAGATGATCCGAAGCCTCCTGGGGAACAAGCACGCCTTCGACATGCTGGCCCCGCAACTGTTCACCAAGCTTTTCCTCTCCGGCATCTTCGAGGACAAGTACCTGGGGATCTACGGCAGAAAGAAGGTGAGCCACCTAGCCTCCGGATTGAAGCTCATCGAAGAGAACCGGCTCACCACCACTGCGCTCCTGGAACAGCTGGTGCAGATCGACAGCGACGAGCGTCTGCACCTCACCCTGCTCGAACACGTCAAGGACCGTATCCGCAACTTTTACTCGAAGTACGCCACCAAGGCGGACCAGGACGCGCTCAAGAAGGAGCTCACGGAAGAACTTCTCAACAAGAAGCTCATCGACGACGAGATCCCGGACCACCTGTTCCGCGAGGCGATCCTCACCATCAAGAAAGAGGCTGTGTACATTCACAATCTGCTGCCGCAGATCATCATCGAAAAGAACTCCTCGCTGCGTGAGGACTTCCTCGAGAACTCCGGACTGGACCGTTTCTACGTGGAGGAGCTGGAGCGCGAGTTCTTCGACCTGAACGGCCTGAACCTGGAAGAGCTGTACCAGATCAGGAAGGGGTTCAACTAA
- a CDS encoding GPMC system transcriptional regulator: MSVTELQLKTLGDRIASFGKENLDEMLHLVGEGARLVSDQERVRIYLEDLTRGALSCAFACGSFAAEIRDETFPIISAEAGVSNTFVTQMPSQFLRPADSGLPLDQDFSRRFQIDGTTMLPITSEGKSIGVACVDGELLSRDRIEMLLPFLARAGERVDHARKYHQQLLLARRVEVYKRREAAGFMVRSAVNLIDGLTLASVLVPARGGMEVLASHAEDPDLKSRYDNVGSIDLKHGTSLVSRYVNEAGVVTDDQLLKPLFIADLQDQTIQRRALTEEMGLRTLYMVPRIEPGTRRIICLINYFTRQLASFSEFEEGLLQTHAEMVERVINEVGGEHLEIKVLSEISDLLQERNEGLHPFLTKVLSKATELIGADTGSIAIVQEREGQKYLVVENEEGTIVGAKNKEWLKKKIPPFKIGGSDLPAEERSLTGYVAWTKEPKIIGQVTDTSQHEGFHRPMNELIKSEMAVPVISDDEVIAVICLNSLQEGYFTEEHKRILQIIDRLTSRHISDIQRIERLQSEVNKLQSDIAYKDPKVSSYRLGNIIGNSRKAQEIVAFINTVSQPLSNRIALWSRHVLQEATIGLPSILVLGPTGAGKEFFFNNLYNKLNELYRQQINPDGELPVKKTNIAAYSGDLTYSELFGHIKGAFTGAYSDRKGILEEASGGIVFLDEIGDADPKTQVQLLRFLDNGGFVRLGENRERISRVLLVAATNKDLRKEIALGNFREDLYHRLTELSVVVPSLNERREDIPDLSTHFLGKLYRTYRSTEEASGDDEPSLSKDAKEALVGHNYKGNIRELRSILLRALFFRTGKLVTGEDIRKAIRDGSREQVLPAFELLAEEVASGIMKDIEAGKDFWEAVYEPYSQSRISKDVVRLVVERSRTVAGKSMPEVARHLKAITGSPQEDEEERKRFFRFKNFLYKTVKI; encoded by the coding sequence ATGTCCGTCACAGAGCTGCAACTTAAGACCCTAGGCGACCGGATCGCCTCTTTCGGCAAGGAAAACCTGGACGAGATGCTGCACCTGGTAGGGGAGGGAGCGCGACTGGTCTCGGACCAGGAGCGGGTGCGCATCTACCTGGAGGACCTGACCCGCGGCGCGCTCTCCTGCGCCTTCGCCTGCGGCAGTTTCGCCGCCGAGATCCGCGACGAGACCTTCCCGATCATCTCCGCCGAAGCCGGCGTTTCCAATACCTTCGTCACCCAGATGCCGTCCCAGTTTCTGCGCCCCGCAGACAGCGGGCTCCCCCTGGACCAAGACTTCTCCCGGCGCTTCCAGATCGACGGCACCACCATGCTCCCCATCACCAGCGAGGGTAAATCGATCGGCGTCGCCTGCGTCGACGGGGAACTCCTCTCCCGGGACCGGATCGAGATGCTGCTCCCGTTCCTGGCCAGAGCCGGCGAACGGGTGGACCATGCCCGCAAGTACCACCAGCAGCTGCTGCTGGCCCGCCGGGTCGAGGTCTACAAGAGAAGGGAGGCGGCGGGCTTCATGGTGCGCTCCGCCGTCAACCTGATCGACGGCCTGACTCTCGCCTCGGTGCTGGTCCCCGCGCGCGGCGGCATGGAGGTGCTGGCGAGCCACGCCGAGGACCCGGATCTGAAATCCCGATACGACAACGTCGGCAGCATCGACTTGAAACACGGCACCTCGCTGGTGTCGCGCTACGTCAACGAGGCAGGGGTGGTGACCGACGACCAGCTCCTGAAACCGCTCTTCATCGCCGACCTCCAGGACCAGACCATACAGCGTCGCGCCCTGACCGAGGAGATGGGACTGAGAACGCTGTACATGGTGCCGCGCATCGAGCCGGGGACGCGCCGGATCATCTGCCTCATCAACTACTTCACCCGCCAGCTCGCCAGCTTCTCCGAGTTCGAGGAGGGGCTGCTGCAGACCCACGCCGAGATGGTGGAGCGGGTCATCAACGAGGTGGGGGGCGAGCACCTCGAGATCAAGGTACTCTCCGAGATCTCCGACCTGCTGCAGGAGCGCAACGAGGGGCTGCACCCTTTCCTCACCAAGGTGCTCTCCAAGGCGACCGAGCTCATCGGCGCCGACACCGGGAGCATCGCCATCGTGCAGGAGCGCGAGGGGCAGAAGTACCTGGTCGTCGAGAACGAGGAAGGGACCATCGTCGGAGCGAAAAACAAGGAGTGGCTGAAGAAGAAGATCCCCCCCTTCAAGATCGGTGGAAGCGACCTTCCCGCTGAAGAGCGCAGCCTCACCGGTTACGTCGCCTGGACCAAGGAGCCGAAGATCATCGGGCAGGTCACCGACACCTCGCAGCACGAGGGTTTCCACCGCCCCATGAACGAGCTCATCAAGAGCGAGATGGCGGTACCGGTGATCAGCGATGACGAGGTGATCGCCGTCATCTGCCTCAACTCGCTCCAGGAAGGGTACTTCACCGAAGAGCACAAACGCATCCTGCAGATCATCGACCGCCTCACCTCGCGGCACATCTCCGACATCCAGCGCATCGAGCGGCTGCAGTCCGAGGTGAACAAGCTGCAAAGCGACATCGCCTACAAGGACCCCAAGGTTTCTTCCTACCGGCTGGGCAACATCATCGGCAACAGCCGTAAGGCACAGGAGATCGTCGCCTTCATCAACACCGTGTCGCAGCCGCTCTCCAACCGGATCGCCCTTTGGAGCCGGCACGTATTGCAGGAGGCCACCATCGGCCTCCCCTCCATCCTGGTCCTCGGCCCTACCGGCGCGGGGAAGGAGTTCTTCTTTAACAACCTGTACAACAAGCTGAACGAGCTGTACCGGCAGCAGATCAACCCGGACGGCGAGCTCCCGGTCAAGAAGACCAACATCGCCGCCTACAGCGGTGATCTCACCTACTCCGAGCTTTTCGGGCACATCAAGGGCGCCTTCACCGGCGCGTACAGCGACAGGAAGGGCATTCTGGAGGAAGCCTCCGGCGGCATCGTCTTCTTGGACGAGATCGGCGACGCCGACCCGAAGACCCAGGTGCAGTTGCTGCGCTTTCTTGACAACGGCGGGTTCGTCCGCCTGGGCGAGAACCGTGAGCGGATCAGCCGCGTTCTGCTCGTAGCCGCCACCAACAAGGACCTGAGAAAGGAGATCGCCCTCGGCAACTTCCGCGAGGACCTGTACCACCGGTTGACCGAGCTTTCCGTCGTGGTGCCGTCCCTGAACGAGCGGCGCGAGGACATTCCCGACCTCTCCACCCACTTTTTGGGCAAGCTCTACCGGACCTATCGAAGCACCGAAGAAGCTAGCGGCGACGACGAGCCAAGCCTCTCCAAGGACGCCAAGGAAGCACTGGTGGGGCACAACTACAAGGGGAACATCCGCGAACTGAGGAGCATCCTCTTGCGCGCGCTGTTCTTCAGGACCGGCAAATTGGTGACCGGGGAGGATATCAGGAAAGCGATCCGGGATGGTTCTCGCGAGCAGGTGTTGCCCGCGTTCGAACTGCTGGCCGAGGAAGTGGCAAGCGGCATCATGAAGGATATCGAGGCGGGGAAGGACTTCTGGGAGGCCGTGTACGAGCCCTACTCCCAGAGCCGGATTTCGAAGGATGTGGTGCGTCTGGTAGTCGAGAGAAGCCGTACCGTTGCCGGCAAGAGCATGCCCGAAGTCGCCCGTCACCTGAAAGCCATCACCGGCTCCCCCCAGGAGGACGAGGAAGAGAGGAAGCGGTTTTTCAGGTTCAAGAACTTCCTTTACAAGACGGTGAAGATTTAG
- a CDS encoding cytochrome c biogenesis CcdA family protein: MSILDNAEQIIAAYPLIAFGTVFLAGVLSSVSPCVLATIPLVVGFVGGYANGDRARAFRYSLAFVLGLSLTFTAFGAAAGLFGTMFGTLGGWWYVAAAAVALVMGGQLLGLYELNWFSGINYRPKRGGVPGAFLLGLFFGVVSSPCATPVLVILLTVVAAKGGLLYGMALLFTYAIGHCLLMLVAGTFTGFVDSFIKAKGIVAFSRWTKRGAGALVAAVGIFLLFQAF, encoded by the coding sequence GTGAGCATCCTCGACAACGCCGAGCAGATCATCGCCGCCTACCCCCTGATCGCCTTCGGGACCGTCTTCCTGGCCGGGGTGTTGTCCTCTGTTTCACCGTGCGTCCTGGCGACCATCCCTTTGGTCGTCGGCTTCGTCGGCGGGTACGCCAACGGCGACCGGGCGCGCGCCTTCAGGTATTCGCTTGCCTTCGTGTTGGGGCTGTCCCTGACCTTTACCGCCTTCGGCGCGGCCGCCGGTCTTTTCGGCACCATGTTCGGAACACTCGGGGGATGGTGGTACGTGGCCGCCGCAGCGGTGGCGCTCGTAATGGGGGGGCAGCTCCTGGGGCTCTACGAGCTCAACTGGTTTTCCGGTATCAACTACAGGCCGAAGCGGGGAGGGGTGCCGGGAGCGTTTCTCCTTGGCCTCTTCTTCGGCGTGGTTTCCTCGCCCTGCGCGACGCCGGTCCTGGTGATCCTTTTGACGGTTGTGGCCGCCAAAGGGGGGCTCCTCTATGGCATGGCGCTGCTGTTCACCTACGCCATCGGCCACTGCCTTCTCATGCTGGTGGCAGGTACGTTCACCGGTTTCGTCGACTCCTTCATAAAAGCGAAGGGTATCGTTGCTTTCTCCCGCTGGACGAAACGTGGAGCGGGAGCTCTTGTCGCCGCGGTGGGCATCTTCCTGCTTTTCCAGGCCTTCTAG